Within Mustela nigripes isolate SB6536 chromosome 3, MUSNIG.SB6536, whole genome shotgun sequence, the genomic segment CACAGGTAGGCAATGGGACCTGCAGGTGTCCCCTGTCGGCTTCAGTTCATTCGATGAATTAGAAGGTGGGGACATTTGGGGAAGAGGGTGATCATTTACAGGAAATGAACAAAGTTGGAAACTGCccactagcttctttcacttctATGTCTCCCGGGGAAATATTCTCCATGCAGATGTACAGAAAGTGGTAGGTGCCATCCCCACTGTATCCAGTGCGTTCCTTTATTCAAGGTCAGATATACAGTATTTCGTGGCCACAAAGCAGCATGTGACATAGGTGGGCACAAGCCGTTGAGCTCCAGGTCTCATGCAGACGCCCGGTTCTGAGAGTCTGATAACATCACACAGAATGGATCAATACCCATCTGGTGAAGCACAAGGCGCCTTCATCCCGGGCCCTGGGGGGTCAGGCTGCTGCTCCTGGGGGCCTGCTGCCCGGCATGCTCAGACCCCCACCAGGCCATCCCCAGACAGGTGGTCCCTATGGACATCTCTACTACCCACCACCTGCCTCCAGGTGAAGCCCATTCTCCTCTGCAAATGGCCTTCTATCCTCTGTGGGGCCGTGGGGCCAGGCCGTGGGCAGTAAAGACTGATTAGGGGATTGCTCAGCACTCCTCGTTGTCCAGAGTCCTGGTCTTCTGGAAGATGCTCTGCATGGCCGAGATCCGGTCCTTATCCTGGATATTGAAGACCTGGAACTGCAGATGGGACAGGGCATAGTGGGGTCACGGAGCTGTCTGGGGGACGCATCACAGGAGCCTAGACACAGTGTGGGACAACACATGGTCCTTCACCACCAGCACTTCCTGCCTCTGGGTCTCTGCCTGGTCCTCCCCAACCTGCACGGTCCTCTCCCACCCAGGGCCCTCTCCTTCAGGTGTCCTTCTTCACACACAGGTATCCTCCCCAGGTGGGCCTGACACACAGAAGGCCCCACCAGGTGCTTGGAGAGGGCTGAGGAGGCAACTCTACTCTTGCTTTCATCCCTCCAGCCCCCATGGGTCCTGGAAGGAGATTGTGTTGGCTTTTTAGGTGAGGGTGGGGGTCAGCCCTGGGGGAAAGGAACAGGAATGAGCTCAgtaggagcaggggaagggagggcttAGCAGAGCTGACGGCACCTTGAGGGCTCAAAGAAGGGCAACTGGGAGAGTAGCCAAGTAAACCCTGAACAGGCCATGGGGGTAAACTCCTAGGGACACAGCGTGGGACTCCTGAGTGCAGGGAGGCAGCAGGAAACTGTCCCTGTGAGGCCCAGGGACAGCCACACCCATTCACCGGGAAGAGAGTCCCAGGGTAGGAAGGTGGGGCTCGAGCTCTGGTCATGTGTGGCTTTAGGGGCAGTTCTGGTGGGTAACGGAGGCTGGCTCAAACCTGGCCTCCAGGGGCACTAGTGGGCAGGGGCCCTCATGGCCTGTCTGGCCTCCAGATGCCCCAATCTTGCCGACCAGAGGACCGACCTACCCGGCCTTCCAGCTCTGTGCCCACCTCATGTCCCCCTGGGCCTGTCTGAGACCCCCTCATCCTGCCACGCCCACCTTGTCCAGCAGGACGTCAAAGTAGGCGGTGGCCCAGTAGGCCGGGTTGCTGGCAGGCAGCTGCAGGAGCGCCTTGACCCCACTGCCGAGGCGCGGCGGGGGGCTGCGGCCCAGGTGGGTCACGTGGATGCGCAGGGATGGCTCTGGCTGGCTGGCGAAGTGTTCCACGTGCTGGTACAGGGCGTTAAGGTCCAGCCCGGTGTCCGCAAGCAGGTTCCGCTCGGGGTGGAGGAAGTCCGGCAGGTTCCTGGTGGCCAGACAGCAGAGCAGCACCACCAGCAGCCGGTACACGGCGCCCTGCAGCTCTGCCCAGTCCTCTGGCTCCGGGAAGAGCACTGCAGCCCACAGCAGCACAGTCTGAGGCAGGACTGGGGGTCAGAGCCCACCCGAGCATGTGGCCTGCTCCAGCCCAGGGGCAGCCCACCCCACCCGGCTTCCCCACCAGCCTCACACCTGGCCCCTGCAACCCACCCCCCTCGTCCAAACCTACCCCCCAACCAGCAGCCCCCTGTCCCATCggtacccctcccccacactccatGACTCTGCAGCCCTCTGCCCCACCAGCACCTTCCCCTACACTCACTGCCTCTCCTGGAGGTCCCAGGGTGGGCTCAGCTCCTTCCCACCTACAGTCTCTATTCtggcccctccccaactccccgAGGGCGAGGTACCCCGCCCCCAACCAgctcccatcccaggacccctcagCTCCTCTGGCCCTTTGCTTCCTGCCCCACTCCCCTCAGATGATCATGATCTCCTACTGCGCAAGGCAGCCTGAGCAGAAGAACCCTATCCTTGGGCATTGTCctggtgcctgtgtgtgtgtgtgtgtgtgtgtgtgtgtgtgtgaaaaagcCCTAAGAATGGAGCTTCCTGACTGCACCAGGCACCCtctactctccctctccctgaggcCCTTAGCCAgaggcccctcccctgccacaccACTGCAGCTACCTCTCTGTGCCCTCactacccctcctcccaccagccCCCATCATCCTTCGCTCACTGTGGGGCTCAGGAGCCACTGCCCCAGACCCCAAGGCCACCCCCCCCACCAGAAGATGGCAACCCCTCAGAGGTGGAATGGAGGCCTGCAAGGGATGGTGAATGGGTCAGAGGGAGCTCCTGTGACAGGCCAGCCCACACCCCTAGCCCCCCTGAAGACCAGCCTTACACTGCTTCCCCGACCCCAACACAGCTCACCACGGGCAGACCCCACACAGGCCAAGGAGGACACGGCTCCAGCCAAGTCCCAGCAGCCTAGTGAGCAGCTGAGAGCTGCAGACAGGGCTGCTTCCTCTCAGAGGGGGAATACCTGGCCAGTGACCTTCACAGCCGCCAGGGGCCCTTGCACCCGAGAATCCCCCGCCCCTGGCCCATGCACCTTCAGATGGCCGAAGGTCAGGCCAGGGCTCTGGCCACCATCACGCCAGCTCTCGTGGTTGACCCGGTCCAGGATGGAGAGGCTGTCCAGGCGGTGGCCCGGGAAGGAGCCCAGTGCACCTAGCAGTCTGGTGAGCAAGTAGTCAGTGCAGACCCTGGGAGTCGGGAAAGGCACACCACAGATGGTTAGCGTTGTGGCCCCAGCCAGGAGTCTGGGCAGCCTGCCCCCACCACTTCGCCCCAGGAAGAAAAGCCCCCAGCTTCTGTGGCCTCCCCGCGAGAGGACCCGCATGCGGTCCAGGCCATGACAGGACCAGTGGCTGCACCCAGCACACCCTCCCCATGGTTCCCAGGCCTGTACGTGTTGGGCAGTCAAATGGGAAAGGCCAGTGTTCTTGGAGAGACATGTAGGCCCCACAACATGGAGAGGTGGAAGGAGCCTCCAGGCCATCTTGGCCCTTTTGTGTGGACAGGAAGGTGCCACTCTGACCTGCCCAGGGTGGATAGGCAGTTCTGGTCCTTGGGCTCGCACGTCCACTCCATGCCCCATTGGCAAGTCCAGCCTTCCCCGGGCGGCCACACAAGAGCTTGGGGCACTGTACCCCCGTGGCACTCACTGTGGACTTGCTGAGCCACCAAAGGGGTAGAATCTGAGGTCCCCCCCAAGGGCCCCCCTCTGTGGAGTCTCAGTACTGGACAGCCGACTGCCTGCACACTCAGAGTCTGAATGGAGGGACAGGGGAAGGATCGTTCCCTGCTGGCTTGCACGCGTGACTGCCCAGCttaccctcccttccttcccacaaGCCCGGACAAAGCCCTGCTCAGGGTGAGGGGCTCAGAGGCGCTCAGGGGAGCCTTTCTTTGGGGGCAGAAGGCCACAGGAGGGCATAGCCAGCTCCATGAACATCGTTGACTTCCAAGAATTACCTGTAAGAGCAACACCCACCccaaccaggtgccctgttcCCAGAAGCAGCACCCAGCGTAGGAACTGGTGGGCGGGTCACCCCCCTCAAATCACACCACCCCTGCCTGCAAGATGCTGTGGAAGCCATTTCGGAGCTGGAGGGGGCTCAGTCCCTGCCCTTGGCTTGGGGGTCTCAAGGGCAGCTCAGCCTCCACcacgtgccccccacccccgactctaTCTTTCTATCTCACAGACACCAACTCAGGGCCTCCCTTTCCTGCAGGTGCGTCTGAGGAAGGGGCCTCAGCACCTCACCGGGATGGAGACTGGAGGTCCacaggaggctggctggggaggagACACGCAGCTAACCCCATGGGTGGGGGACACACCATATCCCATCTGGGAGGATGCTAGCAAATTCCTCTGGTCACCCTCACTGTGCGGGGACCCCTCCCagccaccccaggaccctgcgtGACCCAGATAAGTCTCTGTCCTTTGCCGCTTTCCCACCTGAAACAAAGGTGTCAGTCCAGGTCTCGAGGGTTCCCTTCCAGGCGGCCTCCTGCGCTTCCCAGTTTCTCCCCGTCTCTCCTCACAGCCTGCCCTGCCCACTCCTCACGTGGGGTGGGGGCACAGCTCCCCCCTCACCACTCCCTGCAGCTGCAAGGAGCTAAAGCTGGCGGTAAGGAGTGAGCATCCTGGCCAGATCCCACATGCCCTGCCCCTCAGAGATCCCAGTGACATTGGTATGGATGGCTAGGGCAGGGGGGACATCACTGCAGACCTTCCGGCTCAGAGTGAGGGGAAAAGTGGTGGGGCAGCCCCCTTCCTGCCAGTtccccaggacccccagaccCCAGGAGGCATGTCCTACCTCCAGTGCTGAGCACTGGCTGGTACCAGCGCCACCTTTTGGCTGACGATCCTTTTCAAGCTGCCTTCAGGGAACCCATGCATCAGCTGGGCCCCCTCCAGGGCGGGTACCCTCTGCCTTCTTCGTACCACAGGCACGACGTGGAAGCACACTGTTCTCCAGCCACTGGAAACCAGCAGGGACAGATGGAGCTCCTCCTCCCTCAGGCTGTCTGCGTTCAGAGACCCTGCAACGACCGCCATGTCTTGGAGTCCCCATCTCAGGCTGCCCTTCACACCTCTTGGAAGGGTCTGAGGAGGTGCAGGACGGCCTGGGATGTAGCACACGTGTAGCCGCACACGTGTCCCTGAAGGCCTGATGTTGGACATGCTTAGTGCCCAGTTCCCAGGAGGGTCTGAATCCGAGGGCTGACAATGAATGAGCCTGCCCTCCCTCATTCTACTCCACACCCTGGGTCCCCAGAACCGCATCCCAGACTGCACATGGGAGTAAAGATGCTCCCACATCCCTCATGGCTGACGCAGCCCAG encodes:
- the MAB21L4 gene encoding protein mab-21-like 4 isoform X1 — protein: MAVQVSLWHHYLQAIRSRGAPRAQDYQRAENVLLVVLERVHELDPRFLVDYSRDLEAFQFALRSSEDPVRMEVPLWVDAEVLLVEEVGAAEAGDGPTSCRLGVPREGANLEQWTAEDVSSISSEGSGTCCSHIVPSKVLRVLKDLLVAAIVHCKHQSLIAPGSLNADSLREEELHLSLLVSSGWRTVCFHVVPVVRRRQRVPALEGAQLMHGFPEGSLKRIVSQKVALVPASAQHWRVCTDYLLTRLLGALGSFPGHRLDSLSILDRVNHESWRDGGQSPGLTFGHLKTVLLWAAVLFPEPEDWAELQGAVYRLLVVLLCCLATRNLPDFLHPERNLLADTGLDLNALYQHVEHFASQPEPSLRIHVTHLGRSPPPRLGSGVKALLQLPASNPAYWATAYFDVLLDKFQVFNIQDKDRISAMQSIFQKTRTLDNEEC
- the MAB21L4 gene encoding protein mab-21-like 4 isoform X2; this encodes MEVPLWVDAEVLLVEEVGAAEAGDGPTSCRLGVPREGANLEQWTAEDVSSISSEGSGTCCSHIVPSKVLRVLKDLLVAAIVHCKHQSLIAPGSLNADSLREEELHLSLLVSSGWRTVCFHVVPVVRRRQRVPALEGAQLMHGFPEGSLKRIVSQKVALVPASAQHWRVCTDYLLTRLLGALGSFPGHRLDSLSILDRVNHESWRDGGQSPGLTFGHLKTVLLWAAVLFPEPEDWAELQGAVYRLLVVLLCCLATRNLPDFLHPERNLLADTGLDLNALYQHVEHFASQPEPSLRIHVTHLGRSPPPRLGSGVKALLQLPASNPAYWATAYFDVLLDKFQVFNIQDKDRISAMQSIFQKTRTLDNEEC